In the Populus trichocarpa isolate Nisqually-1 chromosome 1, P.trichocarpa_v4.1, whole genome shotgun sequence genome, one interval contains:
- the LOC7487860 gene encoding high affinity nitrate transporter 2.7 → MEPQSLKLQSPFSLPVDSDNKATEFRPLQISSPHMRAFHLAWLSLFSCFFSTFSIPPLLPIIRDDLKLTETDIGNAGIASFVGSIFSRLAMGPACDLMGPRLASATLSLATAPIIMSASLVTSPTCFILIRFGVGFSLANFVASQFWMTSMFSPSVVGLANGVSAGWANMGAGVAQLVMPQIYYLLISLLDLPLSTAWRVSFLIPGLFQAVTAIMVLAYGQDLPSGSYKDFRKAIKTPKDNFSEMLYNGLTNYRGWILALTYGYCFGSELTTDNIIAHYFYDRFGVNLQVAGMIAASVGLANLFSRPMGGALSDKMGRSFGMRGRLWGLWLVQTVAGLLCVLLGRVTSLWGSIAVLCIFSVFVQAASGLTFGVVPFVSKRSLGVIAGMTGSGGTVGAVVTQMLLFSGSRFSMQTSISLMGIMMIICTLPVTLIYFPRWGGMFFGPSCNTSSSSPEEDYHLLHSGSDKKESL, encoded by the exons ATGGAACCTCAATCTCTGAAACTACAGTCTCCCTTCTCTTTACCGGTGGATTCTGACAATAAAGCTACTGAATTCCGTCCACTCCAAATATCATCCCCCCACATGCGTGCCTTTCACCTCGCATGgctctctctgttttcttgcTTCTTCTCCACCTTCTCCATCCCTCCACTTTTGCCCATCATCCGTGATGACCTCAAACTCACTGAAACTGATATTGGCAACGCTGGCATCGCCTCCTTTGTCGGTTCCATATTTTCACGCCTTGCCATGGGACCTGCCTGCGACCTGATGGGACCACGTCTTGCCTCCGCCACGCTCTCTCTCGCCACAGCCCCTATTATCATGTCTGCTTCTTTAGTCACATCTCCTACCTGTTTTATTCTCATTCGCTTCGGAGTAGGATTTTCTTTAGCCAACTTCGTAGCCAGCCAGTTTTGGATGACCTCCATGTTCTCGCCAAGTGTTGTTGGGCTTGCCAATGGAGTCTCCGCTGGTTGGGCTAACATGGGAGCCGGCGTGGCACAACTAGTCATGCCACAAATATACTATCTCCTTATCTCCCTGCTGGACCTACCTTTATCCACTGCTTGGCGTGTCTCATTTCTAATCCCTGGACTCTTTCAAGCTGTAACAGCTATAATGGTATTGGCTTATGGCCAAGACCTTCCTTCAGGAAGCTACAAAGATTTCAGGAAGGCAATCAAAACGCCAAAAGATAACTTCTCAGAAATGCTTTATAACGGGTTAACAAATTACAGGGGATGGATTCTAGCTTTAACATACGGCTACTGCTTTGGTTCAGAATTGACAACTGATAATATTATTGCACACTACTTTTACGATAGGTTTGGAGTGAATCTTCAGGTTGCAGGGATGATCGCTGCGAGTGTTGGACTGGCGAATTTGTTCTCAAGGCCAATGGGTGGGGCGTTGTCCGATAAGATGGGGAGGAGTTTTGGGATGAGAGGAAGACTTTGGGGCCTGTGGTTGGTGCAGACAGTGGCTGGCTTGCTATGCGTGCTGCTTGGAAGAGTCACCTCGCTGTGGGGTTCCATAGCTGTCCTCTGTATTTTCTCTGTGTTTGTCCAAGCTGCTTCTGGGCTTACGTTCGGGGTTGTCCCTTTCGTTTCCAAAAG GTCGCTGGGAGTGATAGCAGGGATGACAGGAAGCGGGGGGACAGTAGGAGCAGTGGTGACGCAGATGTTATTGTTCTCGGGCTCCAGATTCTCAATGCAGACAAGCATTTCTCTGATGGGCATCATGATGATCATCTGCACGCTCCCAGTCACCCTCATCTACTTCCCTCGATGGGGTGGCATGTTTTTCGGTCCTTCCTGCAACACAAGCTCGTCTAGCCCTGAAGAAGATTACCATCTGCTTCACTCGGGATCCGATAAAAAAGAGAGTCTATAA